The window GGTTCCACGACGAACTCGAGGACCGCGGCTACGTCGAGCGGGCGGACGTGATCCCGCGGGCGCTCTCGCTGCTCGAGGACGACGCCGACGGCCTTCGGTCACGCGTGACCGACTCGTTCGACGCCGTGCTCGCCGTCGAGTTCGAGGAGTTCCGTCGACTCGACCGGCGCTACCTCGGGGCGCTGACGGCCGACGCCGACCTGGTCTGTCTCGGGGAAGGCCACGCCAGCGTCGAGCGCACCCGCGTCGAACCGGGTCGGGTCACGGACGTCGTCGACGCCGAACCAGGGCTCGCCCTCGAGCGGATCGATTCTCGCCCCGACGGTGCTGCCGACCGACCGCCCCACGCCGAACTCGTTCGCTTTCTCGCGACCGGCGAGCCGCCGGACCTCGAGGCCGGGGACGAGGACGAGCCGATCGGTCGCGCTCGGCGGATTCGGGCCCGCACGCCCCGCGAACAGGTCCGTGCCGTCGCCACGGAGATCGGGGCGCTCGAGGACCGCCACGACTGGAGCTACGACGCCTTCGCCGTCGCCGTCCCGTCGATCGAGCGCGTGCCGGAGACCAGGCGACGGCTTCGGGAGGCCGGGATCCCGACCGCGACGATCGGCACGCCCTCCCTCGCGGAGGATCCGGCGGTCAACGAACTCTACGCGTTCGTCACGCTCCAGTGCGAGCGGTCGCGGGAGGGCGGTCTCGCGTCCGGGGCCGCGAGCGGGGCCGAAGCCGAGGACGATGGCCCCCGCCCCCGAACCGAGTACGACCGGGAGGCCGCCCTCGAGCGCCTGCGAGCCCGGGTCGACGGCTTCTCACCGGACCTGCTCGAGGCCTGTGCGGACGCGAGCGTCGCCCGCTCGCTCCGGCGGTGGATCCGCCGGACGGACCTCAAGGGCCGGATCGCGGCCGGAGAGGAGTGGGTCGACGCCCGCGAGCAGTACGAGGGGATCCGCCGCGTCCTCGAGATCGCCGACTTCGTCGAGGACACGGACCTCGTCGCGCCGGACTGGGACGGGCTGCGCCGGATGCTCCGGCGGACGATCCAGTACGACGCGCCCTACGTCCATTCGGTCGAAACGCAGCCGCCGACCGGCGGCGTCACGGTCTGTGCCGTCGACGACCTCAAGTACGACCCGCGGGCGGTCGTCTTCCTGCTCGACCTCGTCGACGACACATACCCCGGCGAGCAGTTCCTCACGCAACTGTTTCCCTCGACCTGGCTCCGCGAGTCGTCGTCGTACCCAGCCGTCACCGGGCCATCGGCCGGGACCGTCGCCGAGACGTTCGCCCCGGTCGACGGGCCGGACGCGGTCGGCGACCCCTTCGACGCCTACCACGCCCAGCGGGCCCGTAGACGGCTCGCACTCGGCGCCCGGGCCGCGACGCGTCGCCTGTACTGTTGCTCCTACGAGCGCGGCTCCGGCGGCCTGCGCCGCAGCTACGACGAATCCCGATACCTGAAACTGATCGAGTCGACCCCCGGGCTGGCGCTCGAGGACGTCGCAACCGAATCGAACGCGGCCATCTACGGCGAGAGCAACGCCGTCGAGGCCCTGCTCGACCAGCCCCGCGGGGAACTCGAGCGGGTGCTCCGGGAGGCCAGCACCGGCGGCGAGGCGGACCTCGCGGCGACCGAGGAGCTGTTCGAGGAGATCGCGCTCGTCCTCGAGGAGGGTGACGTCGACGAAGAACTCGCCGAGGCGGTCCGCTCGCAGTTCGAGTTCGCGGCCGGGGAGGTGGTGCGGCGTGACTGACCGGGCACCCGGTTCCGACCGGGACGCCGAAACGACCCCCGACTCGATCTCCGTCGAGGGCCTTCGGACCTACCTCCAGTGTCCGCGACGGTACGAGTTCGCCCACGTCGACGGCCTCGAGGGCGAGGAGACCGACAGGGAGGACGAGTCCACGGTCGACCGCGTCGCGCTCCTGCGGCGGGCGCTCTGTGACGCGCTCGCGGAGGCGGCCGGCGACGTCGACCCCGAAACGCTGGCCGAACGCGCCACGCGACGGCTGGCGACGCTGTGGGACGACCACGACGAGCACTTCCACTCCCGGGCCCAGCGACGTCACGAGCGCCGCGTCCTCGAGGCGACGCTCGAGGCGTACGTCGACCGCGTCGGAGCCGACCACGCGGCCGGCATCGCTCGGCTCGAGGACGAGCGGGAAGCGGACCGGCCGCTCGTCGGCCCGGATCTCGAACTCTCGACGACGGTGCAATCCTCGAGCGGGGGCCCCGAGGGCGGGTCGGGTGCGGGTGAAAGCGAGGCCGACGCCGACCTCGCCCCCGTCACCCTCGAGGCCCCCGTCGAC of the Halobiforma lacisalsi AJ5 genome contains:
- a CDS encoding PD-(D/E)XK nuclease family protein gives rise to the protein MTDRAPGSDRDAETTPDSISVEGLRTYLQCPRRYEFAHVDGLEGEETDREDESTVDRVALLRRALCDALAEAAGDVDPETLAERATRRLATLWDDHDEHFHSRAQRRHERRVLEATLEAYVDRVGADHAAGIARLEDEREADRPLVGPDLELSTTVQSSSGGPEGGSGAGESEADADLAPVTLEAPVDYVYADGSSLVAVRFVPTLWPLSYLRYRSDWERVEDRFVDHFDPEADAFDPGPAAALLETAVILDGLRNYRDRLGLTERTCRYVQIPLADRSNASINWVRETVETDIEVVDLTDVYVDHHTFGMTHEHRNETVDGRLESVVDRVRAGAFDPGERWADVRDEECPDCEYRVCCGDYLETEVGFDA
- a CDS encoding PD-(D/E)XK nuclease family protein, with amino-acid sequence MPTEFPLEGVCRLRPVPGTGSTPLEDVAREYAALAEEHGPRNVLVLKRHPSGLESVRRRLAGVYAADGPSSPRVESVPEHASKVLEEYDPTLDRLEYEERIELVSLVIEGASRDVPDYLRRAARRESFARDVGQLLLAATRQRVRLEDVPEAESADSAGNAQRSRIDDCLAFLYAMNDRFHDELEDRGYVERADVIPRALSLLEDDADGLRSRVTDSFDAVLAVEFEEFRRLDRRYLGALTADADLVCLGEGHASVERTRVEPGRVTDVVDAEPGLALERIDSRPDGAADRPPHAELVRFLATGEPPDLEAGDEDEPIGRARRIRARTPREQVRAVATEIGALEDRHDWSYDAFAVAVPSIERVPETRRRLREAGIPTATIGTPSLAEDPAVNELYAFVTLQCERSREGGLASGAASGAEAEDDGPRPRTEYDREAALERLRARVDGFSPDLLEACADASVARSLRRWIRRTDLKGRIAAGEEWVDAREQYEGIRRVLEIADFVEDTDLVAPDWDGLRRMLRRTIQYDAPYVHSVETQPPTGGVTVCAVDDLKYDPRAVVFLLDLVDDTYPGEQFLTQLFPSTWLRESSSYPAVTGPSAGTVAETFAPVDGPDAVGDPFDAYHAQRARRRLALGARAATRRLYCCSYERGSGGLRRSYDESRYLKLIESTPGLALEDVATESNAAIYGESNAVEALLDQPRGELERVLREASTGGEADLAATEELFEEIALVLEEGDVDEELAEAVRSQFEFAAGEVVRRD